A single region of the Streptomyces sp. NBC_01262 genome encodes:
- a CDS encoding Yip1 family protein, with translation MAGIRNSDGPQNTPYGYGYAPSVEGEPEYFGAPGHGPAPASSYDDNPGHTVAFSVGDTPDAQADGDQDHVATYRAGQTTAPPSGPRLPWKQLISGIVLRPAATFLQMRDYQVWAPALLVTFLYGLLAVFGFDAAREDVLNSTFSTSIPWMISTAVAVILSGLMLGAVTNSLARQFGGDGAWAPTIGLAMLITALTDAPRLLFAVFLGGANSFVQVLGWLTWLACAALLTSMVTKSHDLPWPKALGAASIQLIALLVLFKLPVI, from the coding sequence GTGGCTGGAATCAGGAACTCAGACGGACCGCAGAACACGCCGTACGGCTACGGCTACGCCCCCTCCGTGGAGGGCGAGCCGGAGTACTTCGGCGCGCCTGGCCACGGCCCCGCGCCGGCCTCGTCGTACGACGACAACCCCGGCCACACCGTCGCCTTCTCCGTCGGCGACACCCCCGACGCGCAGGCCGACGGCGACCAGGACCACGTCGCCACCTACCGCGCCGGCCAGACCACGGCCCCGCCCTCCGGCCCCCGCCTGCCCTGGAAGCAGCTGATCAGCGGCATCGTGCTCCGCCCCGCAGCCACCTTCCTGCAGATGCGCGACTACCAGGTCTGGGCCCCGGCCCTGCTGGTCACCTTCCTCTACGGCCTGCTGGCCGTCTTCGGCTTCGACGCCGCCCGCGAAGACGTCCTGAACTCCACCTTCTCCACCAGCATCCCCTGGATGATCAGCACCGCCGTCGCCGTCATCCTCTCCGGCCTCATGCTCGGCGCCGTGACCAACTCCCTCGCCCGCCAGTTCGGCGGCGACGGCGCCTGGGCCCCCACCATCGGCCTCGCCATGCTCATCACCGCCCTCACCGACGCCCCCCGCCTCCTCTTCGCCGTCTTCCTCGGCGGCGCCAACAGCTTCGTCCAGGTCCTCGGCTGGCTCACCTGGCTCGCCTGCGCCGCCCTCCTCACCTCCATGGTCACCAAGTCCCACGACCTCCCCTGGCCCAAGGCCCTCGGCGCCGCCTCCATCCAGCTCATCGCCCTGCTGGTGCTCTTCAAGCTCCCGGTGATCTAG